In Perca fluviatilis chromosome 3, GENO_Pfluv_1.0, whole genome shotgun sequence, the following proteins share a genomic window:
- the LOC120555495 gene encoding guanylyl cyclase-activating protein 2-like, translating to MGQEESHSEEMDLAQIHDLCIIFMKECPSGALHLHEFKRIFRVASSSTEESLYIETVFHSFDTNKNNTLDFVEYVAALHLILRGNLEDRLKWSFKMYDKDGNGKLDRQEVKRIIRLIYKIKLQTTEVNMTPSEICDRIFELVDQNNDGQITLSEFMEGAQKDEWVMNLLKLDVNASGWVLQNCGKLP from the exons ATGGGACAAGAAGAGAGCCACAGTGAGGAGATGGATTTGGCACaaattcatgatttgtgcatcATTTTCATGAAGGAGTGTCCGAGCGGTGCGTTGCATTTACATGAGTTCAAGAGGATCTTCAGGGTGGCGAGCAGCTCTACAGAGGAGTCCCTCTACATCGAGACAGTATTCCACTCATTTGACACAAATAAG AATAACACACTTGATTTCGTCGAGTATGTAGCAGCACTTCACTTGATCTTACGGGGGAATCTTGAAGATAGGCTCAAGTGGTCCTTCAAGATGTACGACAAGGACGGGAACGGCAAGTTGGACAGGCAGGAGGTGAAACGGATCATCAGG CTCATTTACAAAATCAAGCTCCAGACGACTGAAGTCAACATGACGCCGTCTGAAATCTGTGACAGGATCTTTGAGCTGGTTGACCAGAACAATGACG GTCAGATAACCTTGTCTGAGTTCATGGAGGGAGCTCAGAAGGACGAATGGGTCATGAACTTGTTGAAGTTGGACGTTAACGCCAGCGGCTGGGTCCTCCAGAACTGTGGTAAATTACCCTGA